Proteins from a single region of Deinococcus malanensis:
- a CDS encoding MarR family winged helix-turn-helix transcriptional regulator, with product MNPSRLPAEEQPELPAANLEAAAALGNVMKQLHRHISSQVMHGMQAELVDLDLSFSQMTALHQLRAGGEMTVTELSARTRLSVPAASHLVERLVQRGLAARMENPDNRREKVVTLTPASLDVLGKMDRNFMGAYVSTFAHLQPQTVQAAARHVAALLQELESLNPESCAFKENP from the coding sequence ATGAACCCGAGCCGTCTCCCTGCTGAAGAGCAACCGGAACTTCCAGCCGCGAACCTGGAGGCTGCAGCCGCGCTGGGCAACGTCATGAAGCAGCTGCACCGGCACATCAGCAGCCAGGTCATGCACGGCATGCAGGCGGAACTGGTGGATCTGGACCTGTCTTTTTCGCAGATGACGGCCCTGCACCAGCTGCGCGCCGGCGGTGAGATGACGGTCACTGAACTGTCGGCCCGGACCCGTCTGAGTGTCCCGGCGGCCAGTCACCTCGTCGAGCGGCTGGTCCAGCGCGGCCTGGCGGCCCGCATGGAAAATCCGGACAACCGCCGCGAGAAGGTCGTGACCCTCACTCCAGCCAGCCTGGACGTGCTCGGCAAGATGGACCGCAACTTTATGGGTGCCTATGTCAGCACCTTTGCCCACCTGCAGCCCCAAACGGTTCAGGCCGCGGCTCGGCATGTTGCGGCTCTGCTGCAGGAACTCGAATCCCTCAACCCCGAATCCTGCGCGTTCAAGGAGAACCCATGA